TCCAGTGAGTTATTGAACACATGATTACCTAATTAAAGAAAGAGTTTGGTAAATCCAATTCATTACTTCTTTAATTTATATACTTTTAATTAAATTCCAAAACCCCTTTTTATGTAAAATATACATTACCAGTTGCAAAAGACATCAAACACCAGTAGTATTCAAATAGAAGCATCTCAAGCATATACTTGTGTGCAAATATAATTTTGGCGcacgaagttttttttttttttaattttaaaatagccaccatgttttcctttttaaaagGATACTGTAGTTGTTAAACCTAAACTTAATTAGAGAAAGCTATTTGCTCATGGTTTAGAGTACCAAGACAAACATGCATATTTGGCTCAGATTCATAATGAAAAAATTAGAGAAGAAATCTCGTTAAATATATATAACGATGGAAACGAATGGAAAttatgaaagaaaaattaatttaaatAGTCGCCCACCCAATCACTTAAGCAAAAATTGTTGGCGGATGTATAATCCATATATAATGTGTATAACCATGTATAATTAGCATATAATCTATGTATATGTACTAGAAAAAATAAATAGTAAATTCGGCTTGGCTATTTGGGTAAAGATCATCTCCATTTGTTGATATGGCTCGTTGCTGGAAGAATTATTACATttacaaaaaaatgaaaaaatattaCCAGAAGAATAGGAAATAGAAGTACCTCTTGGATATGGATTCTGAGTAGATTATTAGTATATTTTGATCAAGATATTAAAACCAACTAGTATGGTTTTATTGAGGATTTGGAGGTTCTGGCCCTAACCGAAGCTCAAGGTCCAATTCTGAATCAACACTCAATTGCATGCCCTTATTTCCTTCTTGTTTTTCCTTACAATTGGTTACTTCTTTTGATGGAGAGTCCACAAACAAGGGTAATTGTAAATTATCATCTCCAATGATTACTTCATGATTATCATCTTTTGCTTTGGAAATTggatgatgatcatgattgtcaatttCTTTTGCTTTCGAAATAGGATGATGATGATTGTGTTCTTCTTCGGGTGTGACACATGGCCTTTTTGAGGGGCTACTCGTGTCGTCGCTAGATACTTCTTGTTGCAATAAGTCATCACTTGAGGGTGCCGGAATATCAGGAGAAGTACTGACAAGCTTCTTGATATATGAACTTTCGATCGATATTTCTCTAAGCTTGGCTCTATCTTTTCTATGGATATTCATGTGTCCACCTAGAGCTTGTGCATTGGAGAAACCTCTTTTACAAAAACTACACCTATAAAACTTAACTTGGCTTAGGCCTAATAATTCATCAGAGCTCCATGTTATTTGGTATTTTTGGGAGTTGGAAGAATTATTAGGATCATTCTCCATAGCATCGAATCGCCAGAGTTTAAGGAGAAAGAAGGGGAAAAGAGGGATATTGGAGAAATAGATAGAGAAAGAGAAGTCAATTGGTCGGTGTATATATGATGGTGGTGTTTTAATTGACAAGAACTAGAAGCTAGCAAGCATGCTTGATTTCGTATTAAACATGATAAAATATTGTGACCATACTTCCATATTGTAATACACAATCAAGATGACCATATTGTCCTTTTCAAAAACTTAGTATCCTTATCTTTGAAAGGTTGGATGTCAAATTTGTTATTATTATACCTAGGGATAAGGAGAAGTAGAGAGAAAATGAGGATGGAAATTATAACATAGGTACCGAACTTTCACCAACAAAATAAAAATTGAGATAGCTAACAAACGTAGCTAGCTAGCTAGCTAGGCTAACTACCACAATTTCGCCATTTTAATTTAATTAGATTG
The nucleotide sequence above comes from Lycium barbarum isolate Lr01 chromosome 3, ASM1917538v2, whole genome shotgun sequence. Encoded proteins:
- the LOC132630460 gene encoding transcriptional regulator TAC1-like gives rise to the protein MENDPNNSSNSQKYQITWSSDELLGLSQVKFYRCSFCKRGFSNAQALGGHMNIHRKDRAKLREISIESSYIKKLVSTSPDIPAPSSDDLLQQEVSSDDTSSPSKRPCVTPEEEHNHHHPISKAKEIDNHDHHPISKAKDDNHEVIIGDDNLQLPLFVDSPSKEVTNCKEKQEGNKGMQLSVDSELDLELRLGPEPPNPQ